A window of the Helianthus annuus cultivar XRQ/B chromosome 4, HanXRQr2.0-SUNRISE, whole genome shotgun sequence genome harbors these coding sequences:
- the LOC110937745 gene encoding axial regulator YABBY 1 has translation MSSSAAFSPDHHHHHHLSLPSEQLCYVQCNFCETILAVSVPCSSLYTTVTVRCGHCTNLLSVNMRLFPASAAANTAATQFHLGHNFFSPQNIMEEMRNTPSNLFMNLPNPNDPFAPVRVDELPKPPVANRPPEKRQRVPSAYNRFIKEEIQRIKAGNPDISHREAFSAAAKNWAHFPHIHFGLMPDQPVKKPNVCQQEGEDLLMKDGFLTAANVGVSPY, from the exons ATGTCATCTTCAGCTGCTTTTTCACCggaccaccaccatcaccaccacctctcTCTCCCCTCCGAGCAGCTGTGTTATGTCCAATGCAACTTTTGTGAAACTATCCTTGCG GTGAGTGTTCCTTGCAGCAGTTTGTACACAACTGTTACCGTCCGATGTGGGCACTGCACTAATCTCTTGTCGGTCAACATGCGACTCTTCCCAGCTTCGGCCGCCGCCAACACTGCTGCTACTCAATTCCATCTGGGCCATAATTTCTTCTCTCCTCAAAACATTATG GAGGAGATGAGAAACACCCCATCTAACTTGTTCATGAATCTACCAAATCCAAACGACCCCTTTGCACCTGTTAGAGTTGATGAGCTTCCTAAACCTCCTGTGGCGAACAGAC CTCCAGAAAAGCGCCAAAGAGTGCCTTCTGCTTACAACAGATTCATAAA GGAAGAGATCCAACGTATCAAAGCAGGAAACCCTGATATCAGTCACAGAGAGGCCTTCAGTGCAGCTGCAAAAAAT TGGGCCCATTTTCCTCACATCCACTTCGGACTCATGCCTGATCAACCCGTGAAGAAACCCAATGTGTGCCAACAG GAGGGAGAGGACCTGCTCATGAAAGATGGATTTCTGACTGCAGCCAATGTGGGTGTTTCACCTTATTAA